In a single window of the Planctomycetota bacterium genome:
- a CDS encoding glycosyltransferase family 4 protein, whose protein sequence is MRITFVLPHAGLAGGIRVAALHARELHKRGHEVTAVSLPRRRPDLKSRMRQFLRMGAWPVTQPEAPGHFADVPFEHRVIDTYRPITADDVPDADVVIGTWWETATWINDYPASKGAKVHFIQHDETQFDHHEEDYRERVEATWKLPMHRIVVAGWIKDLAAARYGVSDVTIVSNGVDTDMFNAPPRTKSWPPKVGVMYATSHFKGTDISLEAVRLARQGFPRLQFVAFGAHQPMDELPVPHPAEFHVAPEQDKLREIYASCDAWLFGSRSEGFGLPVLEAMACRTPVIGTPTGIAPDVLTNDAGIFVKPQDPLDMAKAIERVCRMTDAEWKRMSDKAYAIARKHTWGRSYDAFEIELEKAAAGKVVAA, encoded by the coding sequence ATGCGGATCACGTTCGTTCTTCCCCATGCCGGTCTGGCCGGTGGCATCCGCGTCGCGGCACTGCACGCGCGCGAGTTGCACAAGCGTGGGCACGAGGTAACCGCAGTAAGCCTGCCGCGTCGGCGGCCAGACCTGAAGTCCCGCATGCGCCAGTTCCTGCGAATGGGCGCGTGGCCGGTGACCCAACCCGAGGCGCCGGGCCACTTCGCGGATGTGCCCTTCGAGCACCGCGTTATCGACACCTACCGCCCCATCACCGCCGACGACGTCCCCGACGCCGACGTGGTTATCGGCACCTGGTGGGAGACGGCGACCTGGATCAACGACTATCCCGCCAGCAAGGGCGCGAAAGTCCACTTCATCCAGCACGACGAAACGCAGTTCGACCACCACGAGGAAGACTACCGCGAGCGGGTCGAGGCGACGTGGAAACTGCCGATGCACCGCATCGTCGTGGCCGGGTGGATCAAGGATCTCGCCGCGGCTCGTTACGGCGTGTCGGACGTGACGATCGTCTCCAACGGGGTCGATACCGACATGTTCAACGCGCCGCCCCGGACCAAAAGCTGGCCGCCGAAGGTCGGCGTGATGTACGCGACCAGCCATTTCAAGGGCACCGACATCTCGCTCGAAGCCGTCCGGCTCGCCCGACAGGGATTCCCCCGGCTGCAGTTCGTCGCCTTCGGCGCTCATCAACCGATGGACGAACTGCCTGTACCGCACCCGGCGGAGTTCCACGTCGCCCCCGAGCAGGACAAACTCCGCGAGATTTACGCCAGTTGCGACGCATGGCTCTTCGGAAGCCGCAGCGAGGGATTCGGCCTGCCGGTCCTGGAGGCGATGGCCTGCCGGACGCCGGTCATCGGCACCCCCACGGGCATCGCGCCGGACGTGCTGACCAACGACGCCGGCATCTTCGTGAAGCCGCAAGACCCGCTGGACATGGCCAAGGCGATCGAGCGCGTTTGCCGAATGACCGACGCGGAATGGAAGCGGATGAGCGACAAGGCGTACGCAATCGCAAGAAAACACACCTGGGGCCGCAGCTACGACGCTTTCGAGATCGAGCTTGAGAAAGCCGCCGCAGGCAAGGTCGTGGCCGCCTGA
- a CDS encoding glycosyltransferase family 2 protein, producing MKAHIVIVNYRTADLTIDCLRTLATEAEACGATCTVVDGASGDDSVERLTPVIDALPWCDFLPLDTNGGFAFGNNRGIEHAFKHFAPDAIWLLNPDTRVRPGALRHLIDFLDAKPHCGIAGGNSLHEDETPMCCAFGFPTVLGEIENTLRVGLVTKLLNHRRISGTIYDKSTAVGWVAGASMLVRREVFDAIGLLDEGFFMYYEEVDFCRRALDHGWTTWHVPASEIIHLVGASSGVTGAQRAKKRRPRYWFDSRRRYFLRHLGRARTAVVNVAWLASTPLARFVDVLRRNPRNDPPRLWRDFAKYNLTADLTGR from the coding sequence GTGAAAGCACACATCGTGATCGTCAACTACCGCACGGCCGATCTGACGATCGATTGCCTGCGGACACTCGCCACCGAAGCCGAGGCTTGCGGCGCGACATGCACCGTCGTCGATGGTGCGTCGGGGGACGACTCGGTCGAACGGCTCACGCCGGTGATCGACGCACTGCCGTGGTGCGACTTCCTCCCGCTCGACACTAACGGCGGCTTCGCGTTCGGCAACAATCGCGGCATCGAACACGCCTTCAAGCACTTCGCGCCCGACGCGATCTGGCTGCTCAACCCCGACACACGCGTTCGCCCCGGCGCGTTGCGGCATCTGATCGACTTCCTCGACGCCAAGCCCCACTGCGGCATCGCGGGTGGCAACTCGCTGCACGAGGACGAGACGCCCATGTGCTGCGCGTTTGGCTTCCCAACCGTGCTCGGCGAGATCGAAAACACGCTGCGCGTCGGTCTCGTCACCAAGTTGCTCAATCATCGTCGCATCAGCGGCACCATCTACGACAAGTCAACCGCCGTCGGCTGGGTCGCTGGTGCGAGCATGCTCGTCCGCCGGGAGGTTTTCGACGCGATCGGGCTGCTCGACGAGGGATTCTTCATGTACTACGAGGAGGTCGATTTTTGCCGACGCGCGCTCGACCACGGCTGGACGACCTGGCACGTTCCGGCCAGCGAGATCATCCACCTCGTCGGTGCGAGCAGCGGCGTGACCGGGGCGCAGCGGGCGAAGAAACGTCGGCCGAGGTACTGGTTCGACTCGCGGCGGCGCTACTTTCTCAGACACTTGGGCCGGGCCCGAACGGCGGTCGTCAACGTGGCATGGCTTGCGAGCACACCGCTGGCGCGCTTCGTGGATGTGCTACGCCGCAACCCGCGTAACGATCCGCCACGGCTGTGGCGTGACTTCGCGAAGTACAATCTCACCGCCGACCTGACCGGCCGATAA
- a CDS encoding serine O-acetyltransferase, with protein MTLTADRPIAKVPRREADPTLDAQRGTGALDQNPPGLSLWKLWKEDLASHGGDWTRPGFRAVAVHRFGNWRMGKSKLLRILLSPLYRWAFRRCRNRYGIELPYAAKIGRRFIIEHQSAIVVHGHCVIGDDCTIRQGVTLGNKTPNKPHDAPTLGNRVNVGAGAKVLGAVTLGDGVMVGANAVVVKDVPTNHIAVGIPAQCFPNKT; from the coding sequence ATGACGTTGACCGCCGACCGACCCATCGCCAAAGTCCCTCGCCGGGAGGCCGATCCGACGCTCGACGCCCAACGCGGCACAGGCGCGCTCGACCAAAACCCGCCCGGGCTCTCGCTCTGGAAACTTTGGAAGGAAGACCTTGCAAGCCACGGCGGAGATTGGACTCGGCCTGGCTTTCGCGCTGTTGCCGTCCACCGCTTCGGCAACTGGCGCATGGGCAAATCGAAGCTCCTACGCATTTTGCTGTCGCCGCTCTACCGCTGGGCGTTTCGACGGTGCCGCAACCGCTACGGCATCGAACTGCCGTATGCGGCGAAGATCGGCCGAAGGTTTATCATCGAGCACCAGTCCGCCATCGTCGTCCACGGCCACTGCGTCATCGGCGACGACTGCACCATCCGCCAGGGCGTCACGCTCGGCAATAAGACACCGAACAAGCCGCACGACGCGCCGACACTCGGCAATCGCGTCAACGTCGGTGCCGGCGCGAAAGTGCTCGGTGCTGTCACGCTCGGTGACGGCGTAATGGTCGGCGCGAACGCGGTCGTCGTGAAAGACGTGCCCACCAACCACATCGCGGTCGGCATCCCCGCGCAGTGTTTCCCGAACAAGACATGA
- a CDS encoding glycosyltransferase family 2 protein, giving the protein MSSVAVIAIGRNEGERLRACLTSAVRDADTVVYVDSGSTDGSVALARELGCRVVELDLSKPFTAARARNEGAAAAGEVEYLQFVDGDCEIVEGWIGKAVAFLEANPQASVVCGRRRERYPDATKWNKLCDMEWDTPIGKAEACGGDAMIRRSAFEQVGGYNPAVIAGEEPEMCVRLRAAGHEIHRIDEEMTLHDAAMTKFSQWWKRNVRAGHAFAEGYDRHPPFRKKQVRSNYAFGCFSFALYVCGLAIALIGAWIATGQVARWASVAVGLTFVAGVAGLWVRLLRRVKEHRLSNGDASKDASMYATYVLRSKLPQALGQLKYRLNKLRGKQATIIEYKGASE; this is encoded by the coding sequence ATGAGCAGCGTCGCCGTTATCGCGATTGGTCGGAACGAAGGGGAACGGCTGCGCGCATGCCTGACGTCGGCGGTGCGTGACGCGGACACGGTGGTGTACGTTGACAGCGGGTCGACCGATGGGTCGGTGGCGTTGGCAAGAGAGTTGGGCTGCCGGGTCGTGGAGTTGGATTTGAGCAAGCCGTTCACGGCAGCACGGGCGCGGAACGAAGGTGCGGCCGCGGCCGGCGAGGTCGAGTATCTGCAGTTCGTCGACGGCGACTGCGAGATCGTCGAAGGTTGGATCGGCAAGGCGGTGGCGTTCCTCGAAGCCAATCCGCAGGCGTCCGTTGTCTGCGGCCGGCGGCGCGAGCGGTACCCCGACGCGACGAAGTGGAACAAGCTTTGCGACATGGAGTGGGACACGCCGATCGGTAAAGCCGAGGCGTGCGGCGGTGACGCGATGATCCGCCGGTCGGCGTTCGAGCAGGTCGGCGGCTACAACCCCGCCGTCATCGCCGGCGAGGAGCCGGAGATGTGCGTCCGCCTCCGCGCCGCCGGCCACGAGATCCACCGCATCGACGAAGAGATGACGTTGCACGACGCGGCGATGACCAAGTTCAGCCAGTGGTGGAAGCGGAACGTCCGCGCCGGCCACGCCTTCGCTGAAGGCTACGACCGTCACCCGCCGTTCCGGAAGAAGCAGGTGCGGAGTAACTACGCATTCGGCTGCTTCTCATTTGCCCTATACGTGTGCGGCCTCGCGATTGCCCTCATCGGAGCGTGGATAGCGACAGGACAAGTTGCTCGATGGGCTTCGGTCGCAGTTGGTTTGACGTTCGTCGCTGGCGTTGCCGGTCTGTGGGTACGTCTGCTCCGAAGAGTGAAGGAGCACCGACTATCCAACGGTGATGCGAGCAAGGACGCGAGCATGTACGCGACATATGTCCTACGAAGCAAACTCCCCCAAGCCCTCGGGCAACTGAAGTACCGCCTCAACAAACTCCGCGGCAAGCAGGCGACGATCATCGAGTACAAAGGAGCGAGTGAATGA
- a CDS encoding glycosyltransferase family 4 protein, with amino-acid sequence MSFPIAYLSAQFPKASETFVYREVRGLRARGWDMHTFTLRFADEQLPASLADLQATTTPVYGRGRLLPKFTRDMLTPGEATPAADRMKLAMQKAAGHRLAANLQERGIAHLHAHFAHAPATVAMYAAARIGIPWSFTGHANDLFQRRSLLRRKLQRASFVNCISEWHRAFYESVHPGGDYRIIRCGVSVDDALPRPAFSRKCVTLCRLVAKKGVDTLIQALPEGWTLTVAGDGPQRAELEGLADERVTFLGSVNNEDVPRLMAEHDVFALPCREDENGDRDGIPVVLMEAMAAGVPVISGDLPAIRELVAHDQAGLLVTGIDETTAALRKLEGSAERERLGNAGRQRVRDEFSLDANLDRIESALREAQQKAHA; translated from the coding sequence ATGTCCTTCCCCATCGCCTACCTCTCCGCGCAGTTCCCGAAAGCGAGCGAGACGTTCGTGTACCGGGAAGTGCGCGGACTGCGAGCACGAGGGTGGGACATGCATACGTTCACGTTGCGATTCGCGGATGAGCAACTGCCGGCGTCGTTGGCTGACTTGCAGGCGACGACGACACCGGTGTACGGACGCGGGCGGCTGTTGCCGAAGTTCACGCGGGACATGCTAACGCCGGGCGAAGCGACGCCGGCCGCCGATCGAATGAAGCTCGCCATGCAGAAAGCCGCCGGGCACCGACTCGCAGCCAACCTGCAGGAGCGCGGCATCGCCCACCTCCACGCCCACTTCGCCCATGCCCCGGCGACCGTCGCCATGTACGCCGCGGCACGCATCGGCATCCCTTGGTCCTTCACCGGCCACGCCAACGACCTGTTCCAACGCCGATCACTCCTGCGCCGCAAGCTCCAACGCGCCAGCTTCGTCAACTGCATCAGCGAATGGCACCGCGCGTTCTACGAGTCCGTCCATCCCGGCGGCGACTATCGCATCATCCGCTGCGGCGTGAGCGTCGATGATGCGTTGCCGCGCCCGGCCTTCAGTCGCAAGTGCGTGACGCTCTGCCGGCTCGTGGCGAAGAAAGGGGTGGATACGCTGATCCAGGCATTGCCGGAGGGCTGGACACTCACCGTCGCCGGCGACGGGCCGCAACGGGCAGAACTCGAAGGGTTGGCTGATGAGCGCGTGACGTTCCTCGGTAGCGTGAACAACGAGGACGTTCCACGGCTGATGGCCGAGCATGACGTTTTCGCTCTGCCGTGCCGCGAGGATGAGAACGGCGACCGCGACGGGATTCCCGTCGTCCTGATGGAAGCGATGGCCGCCGGCGTGCCGGTGATCAGTGGCGACCTGCCGGCGATCCGCGAGCTGGTTGCGCACGACCAGGCCGGCCTGCTTGTGACGGGCATCGACGAAACGACCGCCGCCCTACGCAAGCTCGAAGGTTCCGCCGAACGGGAGCGTCTCGGCAACGCCGGCCGACAACGCGTCCGTGATGAGTTCTCCCTCGACGCCAACCTCGACCGCATCGAGTCGGCCCTGCGCGAAGCGCAGCAAAAAGCCCACGCCTGA
- a CDS encoding PEP-CTERM sorting domain-containing protein: protein MQPLCKFAALSGALALTASTAFGQVTTTFTGSIETTDSRFDLPVPPEGDPFGVPSAPIFSFLTDVPFDIIPLTVVTTGDYDLSVSTDFLFGTFGYTPVFDVDDSLANYEFGIVSEGDGDFDGAVTGIPLVAGVDYFLVVSAASNPDDSLITSPEDFLGDYTVTFDGPASLDGTIVPEPATIGLLGVAGLGLLRRRK from the coding sequence ATGCAGCCGCTTTGTAAGTTCGCCGCCCTGTCCGGCGCCCTTGCCCTGACCGCGTCCACCGCGTTCGGTCAGGTCACCACGACATTCACCGGGTCGATTGAAACGACCGACTCGCGTTTCGATCTGCCGGTCCCACCCGAGGGCGATCCGTTCGGAGTGCCGTCCGCACCGATCTTTTCCTTCCTGACGGACGTGCCGTTCGACATCATCCCGCTGACGGTCGTCACCACCGGCGACTACGACCTGAGCGTCAGCACCGATTTCCTGTTCGGGACTTTTGGCTACACGCCTGTCTTTGACGTGGACGACTCGTTGGCCAACTACGAGTTCGGCATCGTCTCCGAAGGCGACGGCGACTTCGATGGTGCCGTCACGGGCATCCCGCTCGTCGCCGGTGTTGACTACTTCTTGGTCGTTAGCGCCGCTTCGAATCCGGATGACAGCCTCATCACCAGCCCCGAGGACTTCCTCGGCGATTACACCGTGACCTTCGATGGCCCGGCCAGCCTTGACGGGACGATCGTTCCCGAGCCGGCCACGATCGGTTTGCTCGGTGTCGCGGGCCTCGGTCTTCTGCGTCGTCGCAAGTAA
- a CDS encoding glycosyltransferase family 2 protein — MTPVGVTTRRYALIAPCRDEQQYMERTLESVYNQTESPALFVVVDDASTDETPNILRKWQEKMPYLRVVTRPPRPKGDGGRKVGGGVVQAFYAGYETIDPAEFDYVCKIDLDLELPEKYFATLMDKMESNPRLGTASGKPYMLLDGQLVSEKCGDENSVGMTKFYQTRCFTEIGGFVPELMWDGIDCHTARMMGWQAASFDEPDLRFTHLRPMGTSHKNWWTGRVRHGWGQQFMGTSLPYMLASCAYRALHPPILVGSAAMLWGFIKRSFRGEPRYDKPGFRKFLRRYQWAALFKGKSNAITAIDAEQKKVWDAKAK; from the coding sequence ATGACACCTGTCGGCGTGACGACCCGCCGGTATGCCCTGATCGCCCCCTGCCGGGATGAACAGCAGTACATGGAGCGGACGCTGGAGTCGGTTTACAACCAGACCGAGTCGCCCGCCCTGTTCGTCGTGGTCGATGATGCCAGCACCGACGAAACGCCGAACATCCTCCGCAAATGGCAGGAGAAGATGCCCTATCTCCGGGTGGTCACCCGCCCGCCCAGACCCAAAGGCGATGGCGGCCGCAAGGTCGGCGGCGGCGTGGTCCAGGCCTTCTACGCCGGCTACGAAACGATCGACCCAGCCGAGTTCGACTACGTCTGCAAGATCGACCTCGACCTGGAGCTGCCGGAGAAATACTTCGCGACGCTCATGGACAAGATGGAGTCCAACCCGCGCCTGGGCACCGCGAGCGGCAAACCCTACATGCTCCTCGACGGCCAACTCGTCAGCGAAAAGTGCGGCGACGAAAACTCCGTCGGCATGACCAAGTTCTACCAGACGCGATGCTTCACCGAGATCGGCGGCTTCGTGCCCGAGCTCATGTGGGACGGGATCGACTGCCACACCGCCCGCATGATGGGCTGGCAGGCGGCGAGCTTCGACGAGCCGGACCTGCGCTTCACGCACCTGCGGCCGATGGGCACCTCGCACAAGAACTGGTGGACCGGCCGCGTGCGTCACGGCTGGGGTCAGCAGTTCATGGGCACCAGTTTGCCGTACATGCTCGCGAGTTGCGCCTACCGCGCGTTGCACCCACCGATCCTCGTCGGCTCGGCCGCGATGCTCTGGGGTTTCATCAAGCGCAGCTTCAGGGGCGAGCCACGCTACGACAAGCCGGGTTTCCGCAAGTTCCTCCGACGCTACCAATGGGCCGCCCTGTTCAAGGGCAAGTCCAACGCCATCACCGCCATCGACGCCGAACAGAAAAAGGTGTGGGACGCAAAGGCGAAGTGA
- a CDS encoding Uma2 family endonuclease, translating to MVTVLDQILSRPDALDVVRRASEELTAEAVARQKFFDDLRPGDRHEFINGETVLASPQRWEHLELVEVIADAAKAAIRSGGGGRVKSEAIMTRLTRNDYHPDVCYWRQEVVDTFTGGQTVFPAPDFVAEVLSESTAHRDRGVKFEDYAAHGVREHWIVDPDERTVEQYLLDGNSYKLRRKLDEGTLKCEVIEGFEIDVASIFA from the coding sequence ATGGTGACAGTGCTCGATCAAATCCTGAGCCGTCCGGACGCGCTCGACGTCGTTCGCCGCGCCAGCGAAGAGCTTACGGCTGAGGCTGTCGCGCGGCAGAAGTTCTTTGACGACCTTCGCCCAGGTGACCGTCACGAGTTCATCAATGGAGAGACCGTATTGGCATCACCACAACGCTGGGAACACTTGGAGCTGGTCGAGGTTATTGCGGACGCGGCAAAGGCTGCGATCCGATCCGGCGGGGGCGGACGCGTGAAATCGGAAGCGATCATGACGCGCCTGACCCGCAACGACTACCACCCGGACGTTTGCTACTGGCGGCAAGAGGTCGTCGACACATTCACGGGCGGGCAGACCGTCTTCCCGGCACCGGACTTTGTCGCTGAAGTTTTGAGTGAGTCCACCGCCCACCGCGACCGCGGGGTGAAGTTCGAGGACTACGCCGCTCACGGCGTGCGCGAACACTGGATCGTCGATCCCGACGAGCGGACGGTCGAACAGTATCTCTTGGACGGCAACAGCTACAAACTCCGTCGCAAGCTTGATGAGGGCACGCTCAAGTGCGAAGTCATCGAAGGCTTCGAGATCGACGTGGCGTCGATCTTTGCGTGA
- a CDS encoding phosphotransferase, protein MSTPREVALAEYPDFPFIDPDELPEIESLMRRLNYLEPGENITGIAKAGEGNMNLVLRVSTDRRSVILKQARPWVERYDMIAAPWGRIISERRFYERIQSSETLAEQTPELLGHDDASRTMLLEDLGAASDLSCVYGDDTVTDDELSAAARFLRELHDYTAGERSPEFENPDMRALNHTHIYDVPLTDHGMFDLDELEPGLSETAAEVRSDRAFVKKVHDVGRDYLNYPGDATVLLHGDYFPGSLVRTERGMRVIDPEFCFAGPRCFDVATMTAHLILADAADQAAVFLVEYDTRNVNMSYMSRCVGCEVMRRLIGVAQLPIPKTDGRRADLLTRARDAVMTDDLQPLLA, encoded by the coding sequence ATGTCCACGCCCCGCGAAGTTGCCCTGGCGGAGTACCCGGATTTCCCCTTCATCGATCCGGACGAACTACCCGAGATCGAGTCGTTGATGCGGCGGCTCAACTACCTCGAGCCCGGCGAAAATATTACCGGCATCGCCAAGGCTGGCGAGGGGAACATGAACTTGGTGCTGCGCGTCTCGACCGACCGCCGGTCGGTGATCCTCAAGCAGGCGCGGCCCTGGGTCGAGCGCTACGACATGATCGCCGCGCCATGGGGTCGGATCATTTCCGAACGTCGGTTCTACGAACGAATTCAGTCATCCGAAACGCTCGCGGAACAAACACCCGAACTGCTCGGCCATGACGACGCGAGCAGAACGATGTTACTCGAGGACCTGGGGGCCGCGAGCGATCTCTCGTGCGTCTACGGCGACGACACCGTTACCGATGACGAACTCTCGGCCGCCGCTAGGTTCCTGCGCGAGCTGCACGATTACACCGCCGGCGAGCGTAGCCCGGAGTTCGAGAACCCCGACATGCGGGCGCTGAACCATACCCACATCTACGACGTGCCGTTGACCGATCACGGCATGTTCGACCTCGACGAACTCGAGCCAGGGCTGTCGGAAACCGCGGCGGAGGTTCGATCCGACCGGGCGTTCGTCAAGAAAGTCCATGACGTTGGACGCGACTATCTGAACTATCCCGGCGACGCGACGGTGCTTCTACACGGCGACTATTTCCCCGGCTCGCTCGTGCGAACCGAGCGGGGCATGCGGGTGATCGACCCGGAGTTCTGCTTTGCCGGCCCGCGCTGCTTCGACGTCGCGACGATGACCGCCCACCTCATCCTTGCCGATGCAGCGGACCAGGCGGCGGTGTTCCTTGTCGAGTACGACACCAGGAACGTTAACATGAGCTACATGTCACGCTGCGTCGGGTGCGAGGTGATGCGGCGGCTGATCGGGGTCGCCCAACTGCCCATCCCCAAGACGGACGGCCGCCGCGCCGACTTGCTCACACGTGCGCGCGACGCCGTCATGACCGATGACCTCCAGCCCTTGCTCGCATGA
- a CDS encoding nucleoside hydrolase, protein MIPLLLALLVVQPAPADQAPAVDPVDVWLDVDTSTGVVKLGRNADVDDGLFMIYCFNSPELNVRGISVQFGNATLEQAVPIAEDITRRFGPADLPIHAGAASADDLDKQTDATRAIAAALREKPMHVMAVGPVTNIAAVLKAEPDLAENVQSIVVVAARRVGFRFGPVEAPEFYFPDLNFESDPAAMQVLIDSGVPIVFAGYEVSSHVWITHEDLDQLAEASDVGRWIHDTSQAWIGQWLVGLNTPGFNPFDTLAAMWLTHPELIESVPVDVRIIESVDERAPYALRIGGATREYLLATPAEGESRFTYLTVPAAESSDIIVERLSGPAQP, encoded by the coding sequence ATGATCCCGCTGTTACTCGCCCTGCTCGTTGTTCAACCCGCGCCTGCGGACCAGGCCCCTGCCGTTGACCCCGTTGACGTTTGGCTCGACGTGGACACGTCGACCGGCGTGGTCAAGCTCGGCCGCAACGCCGACGTCGACGACGGCTTGTTTATGATCTACTGCTTCAACTCGCCGGAGTTGAACGTACGTGGGATCTCCGTGCAGTTCGGCAATGCGACGCTCGAGCAGGCGGTGCCGATCGCGGAAGACATCACGCGCCGGTTCGGGCCGGCCGACTTGCCGATCCACGCCGGGGCCGCCTCGGCCGACGACCTCGACAAGCAAACCGACGCGACCCGTGCGATCGCCGCGGCGTTGCGTGAAAAACCGATGCACGTCATGGCCGTCGGGCCCGTGACCAACATCGCCGCCGTGCTCAAAGCCGAGCCGGACTTGGCCGAAAACGTGCAGAGCATCGTGGTCGTCGCCGCCCGCCGGGTGGGCTTCCGCTTTGGGCCGGTCGAAGCGCCCGAGTTCTACTTTCCCGATCTCAACTTCGAAAGCGATCCCGCCGCGATGCAGGTACTCATCGACAGCGGCGTCCCGATCGTGTTTGCCGGCTACGAAGTGTCGAGCCACGTCTGGATCACCCACGAAGACCTCGACCAACTCGCCGAAGCGTCGGACGTCGGCCGATGGATCCACGACACGAGCCAGGCATGGATCGGCCAATGGCTCGTCGGACTCAACACGCCCGGCTTCAACCCGTTCGACACGCTCGCGGCGATGTGGCTCACCCATCCGGAACTGATCGAGTCCGTCCCCGTCGATGTCCGAATCATCGAGAGCGTCGACGAGCGCGCCCCTTACGCACTGCGAATCGGTGGCGCGACGCGGGAGTACCTCCTCGCCACCCCCGCCGAAGGCGAATCCAGGTTCACCTACCTCACCGTCCCCGCGGCCGAGTCGAGCGACATCATCGTCGAACGTCTCAGCGGCCCGGCCCAACCGTGA
- a CDS encoding prepilin-type N-terminal cleavage/methylation domain-containing protein: MTHSRKTAFTLVELLVVIGIIALLISILLPSLNSARQSARVVACLSNSKTLATATAGYIAENKQTLPEAIYNNRTGLLSPAGTNLPAWTDIPALPGFGTATSLYVMPTIGEALAGYTGEDGFGVWRCPNGDTAGQLLGDIHNLDYFWNSGENPMSGYAGDINVDEDADDWLPNYYYHSSKVFMAFDTPDVAATRVRPGFNASDWTVRNVAGLRATKARPVGGGGSADVVVFTEYKSFFHTQSDKDVYALADGETTEYRGNYAFLDGHAETRKYEDRDGYMAQQHNPIKQSWYGVDFMVEYAEQFDDENFYVD, translated from the coding sequence ATGACCCACTCACGGAAGACCGCTTTCACCCTCGTCGAGCTGCTCGTCGTCATCGGCATCATCGCGCTGCTCATCTCGATCCTTCTGCCCTCGTTGAACAGTGCACGCCAGTCGGCCCGCGTCGTCGCGTGCTTGTCCAACAGCAAGACGCTCGCCACGGCAACGGCCGGCTACATCGCCGAAAACAAACAAACCCTCCCGGAAGCGATCTACAACAATCGCACCGGCCTGCTGAGCCCGGCCGGCACCAACTTGCCGGCGTGGACGGACATTCCCGCGTTGCCAGGCTTCGGCACCGCGACCAGCCTTTACGTCATGCCCACGATCGGCGAGGCACTCGCCGGCTACACGGGCGAAGACGGCTTCGGCGTTTGGCGTTGCCCCAACGGCGACACCGCCGGGCAGTTGCTCGGCGACATCCACAATCTCGATTACTTCTGGAACTCGGGCGAGAACCCGATGAGCGGTTACGCCGGTGACATCAACGTTGACGAAGACGCCGACGACTGGCTGCCCAACTACTACTACCACTCCAGCAAGGTGTTCATGGCCTTCGACACCCCCGACGTCGCGGCGACGCGGGTGAGGCCCGGCTTCAATGCCAGCGACTGGACCGTCCGCAATGTTGCCGGTTTACGCGCGACCAAAGCTCGTCCCGTCGGCGGCGGTGGGTCGGCCGATGTCGTGGTCTTCACCGAGTACAAGTCGTTCTTCCACACGCAGTCCGATAAGGACGTCTACGCCTTGGCCGACGGCGAAACCACCGAGTACCGTGGCAACTACGCCTTCCTTGATGGCCACGCCGAGACACGCAAGTACGAAGATCGTGACGGGTACATGGCACAACAGCACAACCCGATCAAGCAAAGCTGGTATGGCGTCGACTTCATGGTCGAGTACGCCGAGCAGTTCGACGATGAGAACTTCTACGTCGACTAG